TTTAACTACAAAGAAGGTAGAAACTACTTTTGAAGTTTAGAATTTGTTGTGTGATCAAAGGTTAGTTTGAAAGCATTTGTGTTTTGAACATAAAATTAGGTAGAGGAGATTGATATGTCAGATAAACTCAAAGATGTGTTGGTTGTCATTATTCCGATTCTTCTTGTTGTGAATATTGTAATTGGGATAATTCTTGTTTCGCTTGAGTCAAGGAAGAGTCAGGTTTTGACAGCGGGAGTGTCTGCTCTCGTAGGTAATGTAGGTCTTATTGAGATAAGGGGGGTTATAGTATCTGAAGATGATGGTTTGAATGTTGACTTTGTAAGTGCGAAAGATATAGCACAAAAGATAAAGACATTTGCTGACACTCCTAATATAAAAGCCATAAGGATTGATGTGACGAGCCCTGGTAGTAGTGTTAGTGCTGCTGAAACAGTAGTATCTGCTCTTGATTACGCAAGGAGTAAAGGTAAGAAAATAGTAGTTTTTATGAGAGAACTAGCAGTATCTGGTGGTTATTATGTATCCGCTCCAGCAGACCTTATAGTAGCATCAAGAGGAACAATAATTGGTAATATAGGTGTTATAGTTCAATCCTTGAATATCAAGGGACTACTTGAGAAAATAGGCGTTGAACCTTATGTCTTCAAAAGCGGTGAATACAAAGATATCCTATCACCATACAGAAATGTTTCTGAAAGCGAGAGAAAGATCATTCAGAGGATTGTAGATGTCTATTACAATAGGTTTGTTGAGGTAATACTCAAATACAGGGGTGAAAAACTGAAGAAACAAGAACTACTCAAGATAGCGGATGGTAGAATAATGATAGAAGAAGATGCTCTTAACTACAAACTCATTGATGCTGTAGGAGATGAAACTGTAGTTGAAGAAAAACTTAAAGAACTCACAGGCGAACCAACGATAAACTATGTAAAACTACCTGAAAGAAGAAACATATTAAGGGAACTTTTAAGGTCACTGATGAACAGTTTTAGTGTCCTAGGTTATAACAGTCCGAAGG
The Spirochaetota bacterium genome window above contains:
- the sppA gene encoding signal peptide peptidase SppA, translated to MSDKLKDVLVVIIPILLVVNIVIGIILVSLESRKSQVLTAGVSALVGNVGLIEIRGVIVSEDDGLNVDFVSAKDIAQKIKTFADTPNIKAIRIDVTSPGSSVSAAETVVSALDYARSKGKKIVVFMRELAVSGGYYVSAPADLIVASRGTIIGNIGVIVQSLNIKGLLEKIGVEPYVFKSGEYKDILSPYRNVSESERKIIQRIVDVYYNRFVEVILKYRGEKLKKQELLKIADGRIMIEEDALNYKLIDAVGDETVVEEKLKELTGEPTINYVKLPERRNILRELLRSLMNSFSVLGYNSPKVMYIMNN